A portion of the Megalobrama amblycephala isolate DHTTF-2021 unplaced genomic scaffold, ASM1881202v1 scaffold306, whole genome shotgun sequence genome contains these proteins:
- the LOC125261099 gene encoding protein NYNRIN-like → MYSSKGFLNMPEYPLLVEGTMISFLVDSGATRSVLRPCDLPCEPALTNKTHGSLSVSGHYITERFTVPLKCETEGGHVLKHAFLTSKTCPVPLLGRDLMCKLNLVMVADPSGIVVKEGEQMYLKTEPKWVYKWHITETEWAKTICELGKNRTLSFGTDFMMPDNLHCTSHVVTERDQFYEKQWFEQKEDTLKLDQMFWTEKMCAISVGLSEKQLPLYLIAGECVPHISISKKNTQAWGDMGMFVKHCVETNDWEKVDETLEYSKKLRAFKSDCKHEIEVKRILTAVDKHTYENDCMTNICALDIHPALAEVPDELWAKHKYDVGLIKGCEPVIITPKSDYRPCQPQYPLKTEAILGIEPVFESLLKEGVIVPCDTSPVRTPIFPVKKIRDKGQPTEWRFVQDLQAVNSAVRARAATVPNPYTILSQIPQSATFFSVVDLANAFFSVPVDKDSAYWFAFNFKGKGYTFTRLCQGYCESPTIYNEALRRSLENLTLTPGSALLQYVDDILICAKDETTCVKDTVTLLQHLAQEGHKVSKPKLQFVKKQVTFLGHIISANSKSLSGKRVQAITEVPKPTTKKQMLSFLGMCSYCRTFIPNYAILEQPLRALTTGKELKSCDKINWTGEAEKAFADMKAQLATAPTLGLPVPTKPFVQMVDEKNGFMSSVLLQLHGDRMRPVGYFSGKLDPVAAGLPHCLRAVAAAEQAVMASREFVGYSDVTLMVPHAVSMILQEQKTSHLSTARWLRYHTILLDMPNITVKRCTVLNPATLLPTEEDGEEHHCCLTALEQICTPRPDLSDTLLENSEHILFVDGSAFRDPQTGLNKVGYAVTTEFETLTSGTLPSNFSAQAAELVALAEACKLMEGKSVTIYTDSRYAFGVAHDFGALWKHRNFLKSDGRPILNASLVSTLLDAILLPKQLAICKCAAHTNNKDFISTGNARADMAAKAAAARQSKEPECILLSETNRNALTSLQSMQAFATVAEKNLWRRCGCKLENDVWMSVDGKPCLPRHFFSHYAKCLHGRDHGGKGAMVRQMKDMWFTKGFTVVAENFCNRCVICNTHNVARGVKMPLASQPASEGPFEYLMMDFIELSPCEGKKYCLVMVDMWSKWVEVFPTSKQDAAAVAKALLTEIIPRWGIPRKISSDNGTHFVNEAIKQVGQFLGIDMRTHCSYHASSGGAVERENATIKNKLAKCCEDTGLTWIKALPIVLMYMRMRKRTRVNLSPFEIVFGRPPFMGMEGGKQQLPSTDLCEHNMLNYCKEMSSLLSDVCVQVKAAQGKPAETPLHNIKPGDYVVIRDLRRKSWKAKRWLGPFVVLLTTHTAVKVAERATWVHASHCRKVPPVIGEEEPRGEEQEAHVCAGRDQI, encoded by the coding sequence ATGTATAGCAGTAAGGGATTTTTAAACATGCCTGAATATCCCCTGCTAGTTGAAGGGACaatgatttcatttttggtaGACTCAGGGGCGACCCGATCTGTTTTGCGACCATGTGACTTGCCATGTGAACCAGCGCTAACAAACAAAACGCATGGTTCTTTGTCTGTATCAGGACATTATATAACAGAACGGTTCACTGTGCCATTAAAGTGTGAGACAGAAGGGGGCCACGTGCTGAAGCATGCATTTTTAACTTCAAAAACATGCCCAGTACCCCTTCTGGGCCGAGATTTAATGTGCAAATTAAATTTGGTAATGGTTGCAGATCCCTCGGGCATTGTAGTGAAAGAGGGTGAGCAAATGTATTTGAAAACAGAACCAAAATGGGTTTACAAATGGCACATAACCGAAACTGAGTGGGCAAAAACAATCTGTGAATTGGGGAAAAATAGAACACTGTCATTTGGTACAGATTTTATGATGCCTGACAATTTGCATTGCACGTCACATGTCGTAACAGAACGAGATCaattttatgaaaaacaatGGTTTGAACAAAAAGAAGACACTTTGAAACTTGATCAAATGTTTTGGACTGAGAAAATGTGTGCGATTTCAGTAGGCTTATCAGAAAAACAGCTTCCTCTCTATTTGATAGCAGGAGAGTGTGTGCCACACATATCAATTTCAAAGAAAAACACACAGGCCTGGGGTGACATGGGAATGTTTGTGAAGCACTGTGTTGAAACAAATGACTGGGAGAAGGTCGATGAGACTTTAGAGTACAGTAAGAAATTGAGGGCTTTTAAATCTGATTGCAAGCATGAAATTGAGGTGAAGCGAATTTTAACCGCTGTTGACAAACACACATATGAAAATGACTGTATGACAAATATTTGTGCTTTGGACATACACCCTGCGCTGGCAGAAGTGCCTGACGAGTTGTGGGCAAAGCACAAGTATGATGTGGGACTGATTAAAGGATGCGAACCGGTGATAATTACTCCCAAATCTGATTATAGACCTTGCCAACCACAATATCCATTAAAAACTGAGGCAATTTTGGGCATAGAACCAGTTTTTGAATCATTGTTAAAAGAAGGCGTAATTGTTCCATGTGACACCTCACCGGTGCGTACTCCCATCTTTCCTGTGAAAAAGATTAGAGATAAGGGTCAGCCCACTGAATGGCGTTTTGTGCAGGACCTGCAAGCTGTGAATTCAGCTGTCAGAGCGAGAGCTGCTACAGTTCCAAATCCCTACACAATCTTGTCACAAATTCCACAGAGCGCCACATTCTTTTCAGTGGTAGATTTGGCGAATGCCTTCTTTAGCGTACCAGTGGACAAAGACAGTGCATATTGGtttgcatttaattttaaagggAAAGGGTATACTTTCACAAGATTGTGTCAGGGATATTGCGAATCACCAACAATTTACAATGAAGCACTCAGACGAAGTCTTGAAAATTTGACTCTGACACCTGGATCAGCTTTGCTTCAATATGTTGACGAtattttgatttgtgcaaaagatgAAACAACATGTGTGAAAGACACTGTGACCTTGCTGCAACATTTGGCACAGGAAGGTCACAAGGTCAGTAAACCTAAGCTAcaatttgtaaaaaaacaagTCACATTTTTGGGTCATATAATATCTGCAAACAGTAAATCACTGTCTGGAAAACGAGTGCAGGCAATAACTGAGGTACCAAAACCAACCACAAAGAAACAAatgttgtcatttttggggaTGTGCTCTTATTGCAGAACATTCATTCCCAATTATGCGATTCTTGAGCAACCCCTGAGAGCACTGACAACAGGGAAGGAATTGAAGTCATGTGATAAGATTAATTGGACGGGGGAGGCTGAGAAGGCTTTTGCCGACATGAAAGCGCAGCTCGCCACAGCCCCCACATTAGGCCTACCTGTACCAACTAAACCATTTGTCCAAATGGTTGATGAAAAAAATGGGTTTATGTCTTCTGTTCTTTTGCAGCTACATGGAGACAGAATGCGACCAGTGGGTTATTTCTCTGGCAAATTAGATCCAGTAGCAGCAGGCCTGCCGCACTGTCTGAGGGCCGTGGCAGCTGCTGAACAGGCTGTGATGGCCTCTAGAGAATTTGTGGGGTATTCTGACGTGACATTAATGGTTCCGCATGCTGTTTCCATGATTTTGCAGGAACAGAAGACTTCACATTTGTCAACAGCACGATGGCTGAGATATCACACAATTTTGCTGGATATGCCAAACATCACAGTGAAGCGTTGCACAGTGCTGAATCCTGCCACTCTCCTTCCAACAGAGGAGGATGGGGAGGAACATCACTGCTGTTTGACTGCACTCGAACAGATATGTACCCCACGCCCTGACCTTTCGGACACACTGCTCGAAAACAGTGAGCATATCCTGTTTGTGGATGGCTCTGCGTTCAGAGATCCACAGACAGGCCTGAACAAAGTTGGTTACGCGGTGACCACTGAATTCGAAACATTGACATCTGGCACATTGCCATCAAATTTTTCAGCTCAAGCGGCAGAGCTCGTAGCCCTGGCAGAAGCATGCAAGCTCATGGAGGGTAAAAGTGTAACGATTTACACAGATTCACGATACGCGTTCGGGGTTGCGCATGATTTTGGGGCTTTATGGAAACATAGAAATtttttgaaatctgatggcCGGCCAATTCTAAATGCTTCTCTTGTGTCTACTCTTTTAGACGCAATTCTCTTGCCAAAACAACTTGCTATCTGTAAATGCGCAGCGCATACTAACAACAAAGATTTCATTTCAACAGGAAACGCAAGAGCAGATATGGCTGCGAAGGCCGCGGCAGCACGGCAGTCAAAGGAACCAGAATGCATTTTATTATCTGAAACTAACAGAAATGCTTTGACTTCTTTACAGAGTATGCAGGCGTTTGCTACAGTAGCGGAGAAGAACCTGTGGAGACGTTGTGGTTGCAAACTTGAGAATGATGTGTGGATGAGTGTGGATGGCAAGCCTTGTTTACCCCGACATTTTTTCTCTCATTATGCTAAATGCCTCCATGGGCGTGACCATGGAGGCAAAGGGGCTATGGTAAGACAAATGAAAGACATGTGGTTCACGAAGGGCTTTACAGTGGTCGCTGAAAATTTTTGCAACAGATGCGTCATCTGCAACACACACAATGTGGCGAGAGGAGTGAAAATGCCCCTAGCATCTCAACCAGCATCAGAAGGCCCATTTGAGTATCTCATGATGGATTTCATTGAATTGAGTCCGTGTGAGGGAAAGAAATACTGCCTGGTGATGGTTGACATGTGGTCAAAGTGGGTTGAAGTTTTCCCCACCTCCAAACAGGATGCAGCAGCAGTGGCCAAAGCCCTGCTGACTGAAATAATTCCCAGATGGGGAATTCCAAGAAAGATAAGTTCAGACAACGGAACACACTTTGTGAACGAGGCAATAAAACAAGTGGGTCAGTTTTTGGGAATAGATATGAGAACACATTGCAGTTACCATGCTTCTTCAGGGGGGGCAGTGGAACGTGAAAACGCaacaatcaaaaacaaattgGCAAAATGTTGTGAAGACACTGGTCTCACATGGATAAAAGCCTTGCCTATTGTGTTAATGTACATGAGAATGAGAAAAAGAACCAGAGTAAATTTGAGCCCGTTTGAAATTGTTTTTGGACGACCGCCATTCATGGGAATGGAAGGGGGTAAACAACAGCTGCCATCCACAGATTTGTGTGAGCACAATATGCTGAATTACTGCAAAGAAATGTCTTCTCTGTTGTCTGATGTCTGCGTGCAGGTGAAAGCTGCTCAGGGGAAACCGGCTGAGACTCCCTTGCACAACATCAAGCCAGGAGATTACGTGGTGATAAGGGACCTGAGGAGGAAGAGCTGGAAGGCGAAAAGGTGGTTAGGACCATTTGTCGTGCTTCTGACGACACACACCGCCGTCAAGGTAGCTGAGAGAGCGACGTGGGTGCATGCGAGCCATTGCAGAAAGGTCCCACCAGTGATCGGGGAGGAGGAGCCGAGAGGAGAGGAGCAGGAGGCACACGTCTGTGCGGGTAGagatcaaatataa